The sequence TCTAGACGAAAGAAAGGTCTCGGCATCCTTGGCATGCGGGAACGAGCTGAAATGGTCGGCGGGGTTTTTACCCTGGAATCCACACCCGGCAAGGGAACCACCGTCCGGCTGGATCTTCCCGATGGATATCCTGCCGAGGGAAAGAAGCCTGCTCCTTGGAGGGGCAAAGTCTCCTTGCTCGCATGAACCCGATCACGGTACTGCTGGTTGAGGATCACCTGATTGTCCGGGAAGGCCTGCGGGCGTTGCTCAAGATGGAAGCCGACATACTTGTGATCGGCGAGGCGGAAAACGGTAGGGAAGCCGTGGACATGGTGCGGAAACAGACACCCGACGTCGTGGTGATGGACATGGCCATGCCGCTGCTCAATGGCATGGAAGCTACCCGCCAGATACTCCGCTTCATCCCATCCACCAAGGTGCTGATCCTCTCCGCCCACAGCGATGATGCCTACGTGGAAAAGGCGGCGGAGCTCGGCGCACACGGTTATCTCACCAAGCAGACGGCGGCGCACGTGCTGCCGGAGGCGATCCGGAATCTCCACAGGGGCAAAACCTTCTTCAGCCCCGCGATCTCGAAACGCTTCAGCCAGCCTTTGAAACGGCTGCGCGATCAGGGGGAATCGCCCGCGAAACCGGAGATAGTCCGCTTGAGTCCACGGGAGATGGAGGTTCTGCAACTCATCGCCGAAGGGAAGGCGAACAAGGAGACCGCTGGTGAACTCCACATCAGTGTCAAGACCGTGGAAAAGCACCGGCAGAGTCTCATGGATAAGTTGGGTATACACGACACGGCGGGGTTGACGCGCTATGCCATTGCAACCGGAATCATTGAGAACGGTATCCGGCCATTCTAAATGAGATTCCGAATGTTGGGGGCTTTCAGATCGCAGCCTCCATGCAGGGGTGGCCGGTGTAGGGAAATCCACCGATTGAAAACCGGACCTTTTTGGGAGGACTGAACACCTAGGTGTCTTCCGGGAGCTGGCCGATCTCGCGGGAGAGTTCGGCGGCGTGTTCGGCCAGCAGGCGGCGCTCGCGTTTCGAAAAACGGCGCGGCTTGGTGTCCATCAGGCACAGCGAACCGATCGGCTGGCCATCGCTGGCGTGGATCGGGGCCCCGGCGTAGAAGCGCAGGCCGTGTTGTTTCAGGAACAGGTTGTTCGCGAAACGGCGGTCGCGCAGCAAATCCTCCACCACCATCAGTTCGTCGTGGAAGACGACATGGCCGCACACGGAAAGGTCGCGGGGCGTTTCGCGGAGGCTCGCGGGCAGGCCGCTGGAGGACTTGAAGAATTGCCGGTGGCGGTCGACAAGGGTGACGGAGGCGACGGGGATTTCGAAGACGCGGGCGAGTTTCGCGGTGAGCCGGTCGAGGGCGGGGGAGGGTTCGGACGATAGCAGGTGGAGCTCCTCCAAGCTGTGCTGGCGCTCGTCCTCGTTGTCCGGTCGCGGGGCCTCCATCACGTCATCGGCCCATTGCAGCGCGAAGCCCTCGCAGAAGGCCACCGCCTCCGCGATGGTGGCGAAGACCTCGTCGGCCCCGGACATTTTCAGATCCTCCGAAACCTCATCGAGGTCACCCTCGCGCCCCCACAGGCCGACCACGATTTTCTGGTCCGGCACGCTGGCTCGGATGCGTTCGCACAGCGACCGGGCATGGTTGGCCGTGGACGGTTCCACCGCGGAGATGAACACGATGTCGGTGGGATCCTCGCTGAACTGGGAGACCATTTCCTTCGCCATCCGGCGGCCCACGGAATGGCGGGCGTCGAAGCCCTCGTGATGGAGCGCGTTGGCGAGCATCGCGCCCACCAGTTCATCGCGCTCGGCGCGGGCGGGGATGCAGTAAACGCGGCACACCGGTTGCGAGGAGGATTCTCCGGAGGATGCGGGCTCGTTGTGGTCGAGGTCCTCCACGATCGAGCGCAGCGCGCGGATCACCCATTCGCGTTGTTCTTCATCGACCATGCCACGGGCGTAGTCTTCCTCCGCGGCGATCATCACCGGGATGAGCACGGTGTCGTAGAGGTCGTTGAGCGGGCTTTCCTTCAGGTAGGCTTCGATTTGGTCGCTCTCGTCGTGTTCGCCACGCCGCAGCAGCCGGTGGTAAAGATCCTCCGCAGGCGTGAGCGCGTCCTCCTCGCTGAGCAGCACGCTGAGGAAGGAAAGCTGCGGAATGTGGCGGCCCATCACCACCAGACAGACGGTGAGCGGGGTGGAGAGCACCAGCCCCACGGGGCCCCACAGCCAGGTCCAGAACACGGCGGCAACGATCAGGGCGATGGAGGAAACGCCGGTGCTGGAACCGTAGAGCCACGGTTCCAGGACGTTGTTCGTGACCAGTTCGATGGCGATGAACAGGGCCAGAGTAAACGCCGGGGTCCACCACGAGGGAGAGACCACCAGTGACAAAAGCATCGGAAACGACGCCGCGATCCAAGGACCGATGTAAGGGATGAAACGGAGGCCGGCGGCCAGGGCTCCCCACAGTAAGGCGTTCGGGACCCCAATGAAATACAGGCCGACGAAGAGCGCGAAGCCGTAACTGAGATTCACTACCAACTGCATCAGCAGATAGCGGCGGATGCGCATGCCCGCGTCATCCAGGGCGCGGGTGGTGGAGCTGATGCGCCCCTGGCCCATCAGGCGGATGAAGCGGGAGCGCAGGTCCTCGTGCTTCAGCAGCATGAAGGTCACGAGCAGCAGGACCAGCGAGGCGGTGCCCAAGGGGCCGAGCACGGGGGAGGCGAGCGATTGCACCAACTGCAGTGGATGCGCGCTCTGGTCCTCGATCACTTTCACCCGTAGCGGTTGGGATGCGCCGTCGGCGGGCTTGGCCTTTTCCTCCGGCTTCGCGCCCAATCCCGCGGGCAGGTCCTTCTTCAGATCCTCGAACGTTTCCGACAGGCGTTTGAACCCCGCGCCGCTGGGAAGCTGGATCGACTGGAGCTTCGCGCGGAGGTTCTCCTTGTATTCGGGGAGGCGGCTCGCCAGATCGACGGCCTGGTGGGTCAGCGACCAACCCGCTCCGATGGTGCCGCCGAGAATCATCAGCATGGTGAGGATCACGGCGGCCACCCGGCCGATCCAGCGTTCCAGCCAGTCGACGAGCGGGATGAGCAGGAAGGTCAGCAGGGCGGCGAGCGCCAGCGGCACGATGATTTCCCGTCCGAACCACGCGATGCCGATCACGAACGCGCTCAGCGCCAGCGCCCAGATTCCGGACAGGGCATCGGCCGCGGATTTCCGTTTCTGGGGCGGGCGCGATCTAACAGCGCGGAGGGTGGGCTCGTTCATCCGGGATGTCCGTTAT comes from Luteolibacter sp. LG18 and encodes:
- a CDS encoding response regulator transcription factor, which translates into the protein MNPITVLLVEDHLIVREGLRALLKMEADILVIGEAENGREAVDMVRKQTPDVVVMDMAMPLLNGMEATRQILRFIPSTKVLILSAHSDDAYVEKAAELGAHGYLTKQTAAHVLPEAIRNLHRGKTFFSPAISKRFSQPLKRLRDQGESPAKPEIVRLSPREMEVLQLIAEGKANKETAGELHISVKTVEKHRQSLMDKLGIHDTAGLTRYAIATGIIENGIRPF
- a CDS encoding AI-2E family transporter; this translates as MNEPTLRAVRSRPPQKRKSAADALSGIWALALSAFVIGIAWFGREIIVPLALAALLTFLLIPLVDWLERWIGRVAAVILTMLMILGGTIGAGWSLTHQAVDLASRLPEYKENLRAKLQSIQLPSGAGFKRLSETFEDLKKDLPAGLGAKPEEKAKPADGASQPLRVKVIEDQSAHPLQLVQSLASPVLGPLGTASLVLLLVTFMLLKHEDLRSRFIRLMGQGRISSTTRALDDAGMRIRRYLLMQLVVNLSYGFALFVGLYFIGVPNALLWGALAAGLRFIPYIGPWIAASFPMLLSLVVSPSWWTPAFTLALFIAIELVTNNVLEPWLYGSSTGVSSIALIVAAVFWTWLWGPVGLVLSTPLTVCLVVMGRHIPQLSFLSVLLSEEDALTPAEDLYHRLLRRGEHDESDQIEAYLKESPLNDLYDTVLIPVMIAAEEDYARGMVDEEQREWVIRALRSIVEDLDHNEPASSGESSSQPVCRVYCIPARAERDELVGAMLANALHHEGFDARHSVGRRMAKEMVSQFSEDPTDIVFISAVEPSTANHARSLCERIRASVPDQKIVVGLWGREGDLDEVSEDLKMSGADEVFATIAEAVAFCEGFALQWADDVMEAPRPDNEDERQHSLEELHLLSSEPSPALDRLTAKLARVFEIPVASVTLVDRHRQFFKSSSGLPASLRETPRDLSVCGHVVFHDELMVVEDLLRDRRFANNLFLKQHGLRFYAGAPIHASDGQPIGSLCLMDTKPRRFSKRERRLLAEHAAELSREIGQLPEDT